Proteins co-encoded in one Neodiprion lecontei isolate iyNeoLeco1 chromosome 3, iyNeoLeco1.1, whole genome shotgun sequence genomic window:
- the LOC107219884 gene encoding ATP-dependent helicase brm isoform X4 — translation MASPSPQSSPMPPPQAPSPMGPPQQAPSPSNPQGSPMGPPQHHPHSPTQGYQGGPPMPQQQQPPPQQQGYPPHPQQMPPNMGPQGPGGPGSGPQQGPATPMGPGGPGQMGPNGPQGGPHMGQGGPVQMGPGGPGGMGPGGPGLMGPSGPGQMGPGGPGPMGPGGPGGQMGPSGPGGQMGPGVPSQMGPGGPGPQMGHSGPGQMGPGGPGQMGPGGGPGQHGPGGPGQQMGPAGLGQQMGPGGPGQQMGPVGPGQQMGPGGPGQQMVSGNPGQQMGPGGPSQQMTPAGPGQQMGPGGPVQQMGPGQQMGPSGPGQMGPGGPGQQMGPGQQMGPGGPNQMGPGGPNQMGPGGPNQMGPGGPGQQMGPSGPQGGPHMGPGGPGQMGPGSGQGAPQGGPHIGQGAPQGGPHIGQGAPQGGPHIGQGQMGPGGPQGGNQIGPGGPSHMSGPPGSLHMGPTGPGSHIGPGGPGQMTSSSGHSMGPGGPNQMGPSGPSSIPGGPSPMGPGGQGSQIGQNPPGSMGPSSQGQGQMGPSGPGQMGPTGPGQMGPSGPVNQLNQIAPGQMGPGGPPVPGSTSGPVQENLNALQRAIDSMEEKGLQEDPRYSQLLALRARQGNSMGEKQAFSTQQLQQLRVQIMAYRLLARNQPLSQQLALAVQGIGQRPVDQTQGPVTPGPSPQMAGPPVVGPPGPPRPGPQTPQQQQPQQPGAKTNRVTSIAKPAGLDPLLILQERENRVAARISLRMEQLSNLPTNMPEDLRLQAQIELRALRVLNFQRQLRSEIIACTRKDTTLETAVNVKAYKRTKRQGLREARATEKLEKQQKLEAERKRRQKHQEFLSSVLQHGKDFKEFHRNNVAKLARLNKAVLNHHANAEREQKKEQERIEKERMRRLMAEDEEGYRKLIDQKKDKRLAFLLSQTDEYIGNLTEMVKQHKMEQKRKQVEEQKRKKKKKKLQESEGGEDGNGNGDRRVSVTETSTGRKLTGEDALPLSQLPAFLESHPGWEVLDSESEEEDSEDEENEGKFECKDKYKGDSEDDKVKKTLHKAKVEDDEYKTEEQTYYSIAHTVHEVVTEQASIMVNGKLKEYQIKGLEWLVSLFNNNLNGILADEMGLGKTIQTIALVTHLMEKKKVNGPFLIIVPLSTLSNWVLEFEKWAPSVVVVSYKGSPAGRRAIQSQMRATKFNVLLTTYEYVIKDKGVLAKLQWKYMIIDEGHRMKNHHCKLTQVLNTHYLAPHRLLLTGTPLQNKLPELWALLNFLLPSIFKSCSTFEQWFNAPFATTGEKVELNEEETILIIRRLHKVLRPFLLRRLKKEVESQLPDKVEYIIKCDMSGLQKVLYKHMQSKGVLLTDGSEKGKQGKGGAKALMNTIVQLRKLCNHPFMFQAIEEKYCEHVGIQGSTVTGPDLYRASGKFELLDRILPKLKATDHRVLLFCQMTQLMTIMEDYLGWRGFMYLRLDGTTKAEDRGDLLKKFNDPGSEYFLFLLSTRAGGLGLNLQAADTVIIFDSDWNPHQDLQAQDRAHRIGQKNEVRVLRLMTVNSVEERILAAARYKLNMDEKVIQAGMFDQKSTGSERQQFLQSILHQDDADDEEENEVPDDETVNQMIARSEGEFEKFQKLDLERRREEAKLGPNRKSRLLEEAELPDWLVKDDDEVERWTYEEDEERFLGRGSRQRKEVDYTDSLTEKEWLKAIDDDGNEFEEEEEDDKKKKKTRKRRKKGEEDEEPIMKKRRGGSSGTSVDPKLKRSMKKLIAVVVNYTDSTNGRLLSEPFMKLPSRRELPDYYEIIRKPLTINKLRQKIDEGKYSDFDELEKDFMQLCKNAQIYNEEASLIHEDSIVLQSVFTNARQRIEAEGDNSDGDDKGDGDDGSDGDSSVKMKIKFKGKKSGENRGGRRKRVTRKYISDDDEDGEDN, via the exons ggCCCTGGTGGTCCAGGATCAGGACCACAACAAGGTCCAGCTACGCCAATGGGACCTGGTGGCCCAGGACAAATGGGTCCAAATGGTCCGCAGGGTGGACCTCACATGGGTCAAGGCGGTCCTGTGCAAATGGGACCTGGTGGGCCCGGTGGGATGGGTCCGGGAGGTCCGGGCTTGATGGGTCCAAGTGGGCCTGGTCAAATGGGCCCCGGAGGCCCAGGGCCGATGGGTCCTGGAGGACCTGGGGGTCAGATGGGTCCTAGCGGACCGGGAGGTCAAATGGGCCCTGGGGTACCAAGTCAAATGGGTCCTGGAGGACCAGGTCCTCAGATGGGCCATAGTGGGCCTGGACAAATGGGCCCAGGAGGTCCAGGTCAGATGGGTCCGGGAGGAGGGCCTGGACAGCATGGACCTGGAGGTCCGGGACAGCAAATGGGACCTGCTGGCCTAGGTCAACAGATGGGCCCTGGGGGGCCTGGACAACAAATGGGACCTGTAGGGCCTGGTCAACAAATGGGTCCAGGAGGGCCGGGGCAACAAATGGTTTCCGGAAATCCTGGTCAACAAATGGGACCGGGAGGCCCCAGTCAGCAGATGACCCCTGCAGGCCCTGGCCAGCAAATGGGCCCAGGCGGACCTGTTCAACAGATGGGGCCTGGACAACAAATGGGTCCCAGTGGGCCTGGACAAATGGGCCCTGGTGGACCTGGACAGCAAATGGGACCTGGACAACAGATGGGACCAGGTGGGCCCAACCAAATGGGTCCTGGTGGTCCTAATCAAATGGGCCCTGGTGGTCCTAATCAAATGGGTCCTGGCGGACCTGGACAGCAAATGGGTCCAAGTGGCCCTCAGGGTGGACCACACATGGGACCTGGAGGTCCTGGACAGATGGGACCGGGAAGCGGACAAGGAGCGCCACAGGGTGGACCACATATAGGACAAGGAGCGCCACAGGGCGGACCACATATAGGACAAGGTGCCCCACAGGGTGGACCACATATAGGACAAG GACAAATGGGGCCTGGTGGGCCACAAGGGGGTAATCAAATCGGACCAGGTGGCCCTAGTCACATGAGTGGTCCTCCAGGGTCATTGCACATGGGTCCCACTGGACCCGGCAGTCATATTGGTCCAGGCGGACCAGGACAAATGACTTCAAGCAGCGGACACTCGATGGGACCTGGAGGACCAAATCAAATGGGTCCTAGTGGTCCAAGCTCAATACCCGGAGGTCCGAGTCCCATGGGACCAGGAGGACAGGGATCACAGATAGGACAAAATCCTCCTGGATCGATGGGACCAAGCAGTCAGGGTCAAGGCCAAATGGGCCCGAGTGGACCAGGACAAATGGGACCGACAGGTCCTGGGCAAATGGGTCCAAGTGGCCCAGTCAATCAGCTGAATCAGATAGCACCAGGACAGATGGGACCTGGAGGGCCCCCCGTTCCGGGCAGTACATCAGGACCCGTACAAGAGAACTTGAATGCTTTACAGAGGGCGATTGATTCCATGGAAGAAAAAGGACTTCAGGAAGATCCACGTTATTCGCAGCTGCTTGCGCTGAGAGCTCGGCAGGGCAATAGTATGGGAGAAAAACAGGCTTTCAGTACTCAGCAATTGCAACAACTTCG CGTTCAAATTATGGCATACAGATTATTAGCAAGGAATCAACCTTTGTCTCAACAATTAGCACTCGCTGTTCAAG GTATTGGCCAACGTCCAGTTGATCAAACCCAAGGTCCTGTCACGCCGGGTCCCAGCCCACAAATGGCTGGCCCACCCGTTGTTGGACCCCCTGGTCCTCCAAGACCTGGACCACAAACACCACAGCAACAGCAACCTCAACAACCTGGAGCCAAGACTAACAGAGTTACTAGCATCGCAAAACCAGCTGGACTTGATCCTCTGCTGATATTGCAAGAGCGTGAGAATAG aGTTGCTGCGCGTATCAGTCTTCGGATGGAACAACTCAGTAATCTACCAACTAATATGCCAGAAGATCTTCGTCTTCAAGCACAAATTGAATTGAGAGCATTGCGTGTTCTCAACTTCCAGCGTCAGCTTAGATCTGAG ATAATAGCCTGTACTCGTAAAGATACTACTTTGGAAACAGCGGTAAATGTTAAGGCCTACAAAAGAACGAAACGGCAGGGTTTGCGGGAAGCTAGAGCTACGGAAAAGTTGGAAAAGCAACAGAAGTTAGAAGCCGAGCGTAAGCGCAGACAGAAACATCAG GAATTTTTGAGCTCTGTTCTCCAGCATGGCAAGGACTTTAAGGAATTCCATCGCAATAATGTTGCAAAATTGGCACGTTTGAACAAAGCTGTACTGAATCATCATGCCAATGCCGAGCGAGAGCAAAAGAAGGAACAAGAACGTATCGAAAAGGAACGTATGCGTCGTTTGATGGCTGAGGACGAAGAGGGTTACAGAAAATTGATCGATCAGAAAAAAGACAAACGTTTGGCATTTTTGCTCTCGCAAACTGACGAATATATTGGAAACCTTACTGAAATGGTTAAGCAACATAAAAtggaacaaaaaagaaaacaagtcGAAGAACAAAAACGTAAAAAG aagaaaaagaagctCCAAGAAAGTGAAGGCGGTGAAGATGGTAATGGGAACGGTGATAGACGAGTATCAGTTACTGAAACTTCTACTGGCCGTAAATTGACGGGCGAAGACGCACTACCCTTGAGTCAGCTGCCAGCATTTTTAGAATCTCATCCTGGATGGGAAGTACTAGATTCTGAGAGCGAAGAGGAAGATAGTGAAGATGAGGAAAACGAGGGCAAGTTTGAGT GCAAAGATAAATATAAAGGAGATTCCGAGGATGATAAAGTTAAGAAAACTCTTCATAAAGCTAAAGTCGAAGACGACGAATACAAAACTGAGGAACAAACTTACTACAGTATAGCCCATACTGTACATGAAGTTGTGACTGAACAAGCTTCTATCATGGTTAATGGAAAGTTGAAAGAATATCAAATTAAG gGCTTGGAGTGGTTAGTATCTTTGTTCAATAACAATCTAAATGGAATTTTGGCTGATGAGATGGGTTTGGGTAAAACTATTCAGACTATCGCTCTAGTCACGCATCttatggaaaagaaaaaagtcaaTGGTCCTTTCTTGATAATTGTTCCTCTCTC gaCATTGTCCAATTGGGTgttggaatttgaaaaatgggcaCCCAGTGTGGTAGTGGTTTCTTATAAAGGTTCTCCTGCTGGTCGTAGGGCTATACAATCACAAATGAGAGCAACCAAGTTTAATGTTCTTTTGACTACCTACGAATATGTTATCAAAGACAAAGGTGTTCTAGCTAAGCTGCAATGGAAGTACATGATTATTGACGAAGGTCACAGAATGAAGAATCATCATTGCAAACTGACACAAGTACTGAACACTCATTACCTTGCGCCACATCGTTTGTTGCTAACTGGTACCCCATTGCAAAATAAACTCCCAGAATTGTGGGCATTACTGAACTTTTTACTACCATCAATTTTCAAGTCTTGTAGCACATTTGAACAATGGTTCAACGCGCCTTTTGCTACGACTGGTGAAAAA GTCGAACTGAATGAAGAAGAAACTATTTTGATCATTCGTCGTTTGCACAAAGTATTGCGTCCGTTCTTGCTTCGTCGTCTAAAGAAGGAAGTTGAATCCCAGTTGCCAGATAAAGTTGAATATATTATTAAGTGCGATATGTCAGGTTTACAGAAGGTTCTTTACAA ACACATGCAGAGCAAGGGGGTTCTACTGACAGATGGCTCAGAGAAAGGAAAGCAAGGCAAGGGTGGCGCTAAGGCTCTCATGAATACAATTGTGCAATTGAGGAAACTATGCAATCATCCATTCATGTTCCAAGCCATAGAAGAAAAGTATTGCGAACATGTCGGAATTCAAGGATCTACAGTTACTGG ACCGGATCTGTATCGAGCGTCTGGAAAGTTTGAGCTGTTGGATCGCATTCTTCCGAAATTGAAGGCCACGGATCACAGAGTATTGTTGTTCTGTCAAATGACACAATTGATGACAATTATGGAGGATTATTTGGGCTGGAGAGGTTTCATGTACCTGCGTCTAGATGGTACTACCAAGGCTGAAGACCGAGGGGATctgctaaaaaaatttaatgatcCTGGATCCgaatattttctctttctcttatCCACCAGAGCTGGAGGTCTTGGTCTTAATCTGCAGGCCGCAGATACTGTCATCATATTCGATTCTGATTGGAATCCACAccag gatTTGCAAGCTCAAGACAGAGCTCATAGAATTGGACAAAAGAACGAGGTTCGCGTGTTAAGGTTAATGACCGTCAACTCTGTCGAGGAACGAATATTGGCTGCTGCCAGGTACAAATTGAACATGGACGAAAAAGTCATTCAGGCTGGAATGTTTGATCAGAAGTCCACAGGGTCAGAACGACAACAATTTCTCCAGAGTATATTGCATCAAGATGACGCCGATGACGAG GAGGAAAACGAAGTGCCGGATGACGAAACCGTGAATCAAATGATAGCACGTTCGGAAggagagtttgaaaaattccaaaaactGGACTTAGaacgaagaagagaagaagcaAAATTAGGGCCCAACCGCAAATCACGTCTTTTGGAAGAAGCAGAGCTGCCTGACTGGCTGGTGAAAGACGATGACGAGGTAGAAAGGTGGACTTATGAAGAGGATGAAGAAAGATTTTTAGGCAGAGGATCTCGTCAGCGTAAAGAGGTTGATTACACTGATAGTTTAACAGAAAAAGAATGGTTGAAAGCTATCGATGACGACGGTAATGagtttgaagaagaagaagaagatgataagaagaaaaagaagacacGCAAACGTAGGAAAAAAGGCGAAGAAGACGAGGAACCGATAATGAAAAAACGGCGCGGTGGTAGCTCTGGTACATCTGTTGATCCGAAATTGAAACgtagtatgaaaaaattgatcgctGTTGTTGTCAATTACACTGACAGTACAAACGGCCGATTATTGAGCGAACCTTTTATGAAATTACCTTCAAGACGTGAATTACCTGATTACTACGAAATAATTAGAAAGCctctaacaataaataaactgCGGCAAAAAATTGATGAGGGAAAA TATTCCGACTTTGATGAACTTGAAAAAGACTTCATGCAGTTATGTAAAAATGCCCAAATATATAACGAAGAGGCATCACTTATTCACGAGGATTCAATAGTTTTACAATCTGTTTTTACAAATGCAAGACAGAGAATAGAAGCTGAGGGTGACAATTCCGATGGAGATGATAAAG GTGATGGAGATGATGGTTCAGACGGCGATTCAAGCGtaaaaatgaagataaaatTTAAAGGTAAGAAAAGTGGGGAGAATCGTGGGGGGCGTAGAAAAAGAGTGACGAGAAAATATATCTCGGATGATGATGAGGATGGTGAGGATAACTGA
- the LOC107219884 gene encoding ATP-dependent helicase brm isoform X1, translating to MASPSPQSSPMPPPQAPSPMGPPQQAPSPSNPQGSPMGPPQHHPHSPTQGYQGGPPMPQQQQPPPQQQGYPPHPQQMPPNMGPQGPGGPGSGPQQGPATPMGPGGPGQMGPNGPQGGPHMGQGGPVQMGPGGPGGMGPGGPGLMGPSGPGQMGPGGPGPMGPGGPGGQMGPSGPGGQMGPGVPSQMGPGGPGPQMGHSGPGQMGPGGPGQMGPGGGPGQHGPGGPGQQMGPAGLGQQMGPGGPGQQMGPVGPGQQMGPGGPGQQMVSGNPGQQMGPGGPSQQMTPAGPGQQMGPGGPVQQMGPGQQMGPSGPGQMGPGGPGQQMGPGQQMGPGGPNQMGPGGPNQMGPGGPNQMGPGGPGQQMGPSGPQGGPHMGPGGPGQMGPGSGQGAPQGGPHIGQGAPQGGPHIGQGAPQGGPHIGQGQMGPGGPQGGNQIGPGGPSHMSGPPGSLHMGPTGPGSHIGPGGPGQMTSSSGHSMGPGGPNQMGPSGPSSIPGGPSPMGPGGQGSQIGQNPPGSMGPSSQGQGQMGPSGPGQMGPTGPGQMGPSGPVNQLNQIAPGQMGPGGPPVPGSTSGPVQENLNALQRAIDSMEEKGLQEDPRYSQLLALRARQGNSMGEKQAFSTQQLQQLRVQIMAYRLLARNQPLSQQLALAVQGGAPPPGIGQRPVDQTQGPVTPGPSPQMAGPPVVGPPGPPRPGPQTPQQQQPQQPGAKTNRVTSIAKPAGLDPLLILQERENRVAARISLRMEQLSNLPTNMPEDLRLQAQIELRALRVLNFQRQLRSEIIACTRKDTTLETAVNVKAYKRTKRQGLREARATEKLEKQQKLEAERKRRQKHQEFLSSVLQHGKDFKEFHRNNVAKLARLNKAVLNHHANAEREQKKEQERIEKERMRRLMAEDEEGYRKLIDQKKDKRLAFLLSQTDEYIGNLTEMVKQHKMEQKRKQVEEQKRKKKKKKLQESEGGEDGNGNGDRRVSVTETSTGRKLTGEDALPLSQLPAFLESHPGWEVLDSESEEEDSEDEENEGKFECKDKYKGDSEDDKVKKTLHKAKVEDDEYKTEEQTYYSIAHTVHEVVTEQASIMVNGKLKEYQIKGLEWLVSLFNNNLNGILADEMGLGKTIQTIALVTHLMEKKKVNGPFLIIVPLSTLSNWVLEFEKWAPSVVVVSYKGSPAGRRAIQSQMRATKFNVLLTTYEYVIKDKGVLAKLQWKYMIIDEGHRMKNHHCKLTQVLNTHYLAPHRLLLTGTPLQNKLPELWALLNFLLPSIFKSCSTFEQWFNAPFATTGEKVELNEEETILIIRRLHKVLRPFLLRRLKKEVESQLPDKVEYIIKCDMSGLQKVLYKHMQSKGVLLTDGSEKGKQGKGGAKALMNTIVQLRKLCNHPFMFQAIEEKYCEHVGIQGSTVTGPDLYRASGKFELLDRILPKLKATDHRVLLFCQMTQLMTIMEDYLGWRGFMYLRLDGTTKAEDRGDLLKKFNDPGSEYFLFLLSTRAGGLGLNLQAADTVIIFDSDWNPHQDLQAQDRAHRIGQKNEVRVLRLMTVNSVEERILAAARYKLNMDEKVIQAGMFDQKSTGSERQQFLQSILHQDDADDEEENEVPDDETVNQMIARSEGEFEKFQKLDLERRREEAKLGPNRKSRLLEEAELPDWLVKDDDEVERWTYEEDEERFLGRGSRQRKEVDYTDSLTEKEWLKAIDDDGNEFEEEEEDDKKKKKTRKRRKKGEEDEEPIMKKRRGGSSGTSVDPKLKRSMKKLIAVVVNYTDSTNGRLLSEPFMKLPSRRELPDYYEIIRKPLTINKLRQKIDEGKYSDFDELEKDFMQLCKNAQIYNEEASLIHEDSIVLQSVFTNARQRIEAEGDNSDGDDKGDGDDGSDGDSSVKMKIKFKGKKSGENRGGRRKRVTRKYISDDDEDGEDN from the exons ggCCCTGGTGGTCCAGGATCAGGACCACAACAAGGTCCAGCTACGCCAATGGGACCTGGTGGCCCAGGACAAATGGGTCCAAATGGTCCGCAGGGTGGACCTCACATGGGTCAAGGCGGTCCTGTGCAAATGGGACCTGGTGGGCCCGGTGGGATGGGTCCGGGAGGTCCGGGCTTGATGGGTCCAAGTGGGCCTGGTCAAATGGGCCCCGGAGGCCCAGGGCCGATGGGTCCTGGAGGACCTGGGGGTCAGATGGGTCCTAGCGGACCGGGAGGTCAAATGGGCCCTGGGGTACCAAGTCAAATGGGTCCTGGAGGACCAGGTCCTCAGATGGGCCATAGTGGGCCTGGACAAATGGGCCCAGGAGGTCCAGGTCAGATGGGTCCGGGAGGAGGGCCTGGACAGCATGGACCTGGAGGTCCGGGACAGCAAATGGGACCTGCTGGCCTAGGTCAACAGATGGGCCCTGGGGGGCCTGGACAACAAATGGGACCTGTAGGGCCTGGTCAACAAATGGGTCCAGGAGGGCCGGGGCAACAAATGGTTTCCGGAAATCCTGGTCAACAAATGGGACCGGGAGGCCCCAGTCAGCAGATGACCCCTGCAGGCCCTGGCCAGCAAATGGGCCCAGGCGGACCTGTTCAACAGATGGGGCCTGGACAACAAATGGGTCCCAGTGGGCCTGGACAAATGGGCCCTGGTGGACCTGGACAGCAAATGGGACCTGGACAACAGATGGGACCAGGTGGGCCCAACCAAATGGGTCCTGGTGGTCCTAATCAAATGGGCCCTGGTGGTCCTAATCAAATGGGTCCTGGCGGACCTGGACAGCAAATGGGTCCAAGTGGCCCTCAGGGTGGACCACACATGGGACCTGGAGGTCCTGGACAGATGGGACCGGGAAGCGGACAAGGAGCGCCACAGGGTGGACCACATATAGGACAAGGAGCGCCACAGGGCGGACCACATATAGGACAAGGTGCCCCACAGGGTGGACCACATATAGGACAAG GACAAATGGGGCCTGGTGGGCCACAAGGGGGTAATCAAATCGGACCAGGTGGCCCTAGTCACATGAGTGGTCCTCCAGGGTCATTGCACATGGGTCCCACTGGACCCGGCAGTCATATTGGTCCAGGCGGACCAGGACAAATGACTTCAAGCAGCGGACACTCGATGGGACCTGGAGGACCAAATCAAATGGGTCCTAGTGGTCCAAGCTCAATACCCGGAGGTCCGAGTCCCATGGGACCAGGAGGACAGGGATCACAGATAGGACAAAATCCTCCTGGATCGATGGGACCAAGCAGTCAGGGTCAAGGCCAAATGGGCCCGAGTGGACCAGGACAAATGGGACCGACAGGTCCTGGGCAAATGGGTCCAAGTGGCCCAGTCAATCAGCTGAATCAGATAGCACCAGGACAGATGGGACCTGGAGGGCCCCCCGTTCCGGGCAGTACATCAGGACCCGTACAAGAGAACTTGAATGCTTTACAGAGGGCGATTGATTCCATGGAAGAAAAAGGACTTCAGGAAGATCCACGTTATTCGCAGCTGCTTGCGCTGAGAGCTCGGCAGGGCAATAGTATGGGAGAAAAACAGGCTTTCAGTACTCAGCAATTGCAACAACTTCG CGTTCAAATTATGGCATACAGATTATTAGCAAGGAATCAACCTTTGTCTCAACAATTAGCACTCGCTGTTCAAG GCGGAGCTCCTCCTCCAGGTATTGGCCAACGTCCAGTTGATCAAACCCAAGGTCCTGTCACGCCGGGTCCCAGCCCACAAATGGCTGGCCCACCCGTTGTTGGACCCCCTGGTCCTCCAAGACCTGGACCACAAACACCACAGCAACAGCAACCTCAACAACCTGGAGCCAAGACTAACAGAGTTACTAGCATCGCAAAACCAGCTGGACTTGATCCTCTGCTGATATTGCAAGAGCGTGAGAATAG aGTTGCTGCGCGTATCAGTCTTCGGATGGAACAACTCAGTAATCTACCAACTAATATGCCAGAAGATCTTCGTCTTCAAGCACAAATTGAATTGAGAGCATTGCGTGTTCTCAACTTCCAGCGTCAGCTTAGATCTGAG ATAATAGCCTGTACTCGTAAAGATACTACTTTGGAAACAGCGGTAAATGTTAAGGCCTACAAAAGAACGAAACGGCAGGGTTTGCGGGAAGCTAGAGCTACGGAAAAGTTGGAAAAGCAACAGAAGTTAGAAGCCGAGCGTAAGCGCAGACAGAAACATCAG GAATTTTTGAGCTCTGTTCTCCAGCATGGCAAGGACTTTAAGGAATTCCATCGCAATAATGTTGCAAAATTGGCACGTTTGAACAAAGCTGTACTGAATCATCATGCCAATGCCGAGCGAGAGCAAAAGAAGGAACAAGAACGTATCGAAAAGGAACGTATGCGTCGTTTGATGGCTGAGGACGAAGAGGGTTACAGAAAATTGATCGATCAGAAAAAAGACAAACGTTTGGCATTTTTGCTCTCGCAAACTGACGAATATATTGGAAACCTTACTGAAATGGTTAAGCAACATAAAAtggaacaaaaaagaaaacaagtcGAAGAACAAAAACGTAAAAAG aagaaaaagaagctCCAAGAAAGTGAAGGCGGTGAAGATGGTAATGGGAACGGTGATAGACGAGTATCAGTTACTGAAACTTCTACTGGCCGTAAATTGACGGGCGAAGACGCACTACCCTTGAGTCAGCTGCCAGCATTTTTAGAATCTCATCCTGGATGGGAAGTACTAGATTCTGAGAGCGAAGAGGAAGATAGTGAAGATGAGGAAAACGAGGGCAAGTTTGAGT GCAAAGATAAATATAAAGGAGATTCCGAGGATGATAAAGTTAAGAAAACTCTTCATAAAGCTAAAGTCGAAGACGACGAATACAAAACTGAGGAACAAACTTACTACAGTATAGCCCATACTGTACATGAAGTTGTGACTGAACAAGCTTCTATCATGGTTAATGGAAAGTTGAAAGAATATCAAATTAAG gGCTTGGAGTGGTTAGTATCTTTGTTCAATAACAATCTAAATGGAATTTTGGCTGATGAGATGGGTTTGGGTAAAACTATTCAGACTATCGCTCTAGTCACGCATCttatggaaaagaaaaaagtcaaTGGTCCTTTCTTGATAATTGTTCCTCTCTC gaCATTGTCCAATTGGGTgttggaatttgaaaaatgggcaCCCAGTGTGGTAGTGGTTTCTTATAAAGGTTCTCCTGCTGGTCGTAGGGCTATACAATCACAAATGAGAGCAACCAAGTTTAATGTTCTTTTGACTACCTACGAATATGTTATCAAAGACAAAGGTGTTCTAGCTAAGCTGCAATGGAAGTACATGATTATTGACGAAGGTCACAGAATGAAGAATCATCATTGCAAACTGACACAAGTACTGAACACTCATTACCTTGCGCCACATCGTTTGTTGCTAACTGGTACCCCATTGCAAAATAAACTCCCAGAATTGTGGGCATTACTGAACTTTTTACTACCATCAATTTTCAAGTCTTGTAGCACATTTGAACAATGGTTCAACGCGCCTTTTGCTACGACTGGTGAAAAA GTCGAACTGAATGAAGAAGAAACTATTTTGATCATTCGTCGTTTGCACAAAGTATTGCGTCCGTTCTTGCTTCGTCGTCTAAAGAAGGAAGTTGAATCCCAGTTGCCAGATAAAGTTGAATATATTATTAAGTGCGATATGTCAGGTTTACAGAAGGTTCTTTACAA ACACATGCAGAGCAAGGGGGTTCTACTGACAGATGGCTCAGAGAAAGGAAAGCAAGGCAAGGGTGGCGCTAAGGCTCTCATGAATACAATTGTGCAATTGAGGAAACTATGCAATCATCCATTCATGTTCCAAGCCATAGAAGAAAAGTATTGCGAACATGTCGGAATTCAAGGATCTACAGTTACTGG ACCGGATCTGTATCGAGCGTCTGGAAAGTTTGAGCTGTTGGATCGCATTCTTCCGAAATTGAAGGCCACGGATCACAGAGTATTGTTGTTCTGTCAAATGACACAATTGATGACAATTATGGAGGATTATTTGGGCTGGAGAGGTTTCATGTACCTGCGTCTAGATGGTACTACCAAGGCTGAAGACCGAGGGGATctgctaaaaaaatttaatgatcCTGGATCCgaatattttctctttctcttatCCACCAGAGCTGGAGGTCTTGGTCTTAATCTGCAGGCCGCAGATACTGTCATCATATTCGATTCTGATTGGAATCCACAccag gatTTGCAAGCTCAAGACAGAGCTCATAGAATTGGACAAAAGAACGAGGTTCGCGTGTTAAGGTTAATGACCGTCAACTCTGTCGAGGAACGAATATTGGCTGCTGCCAGGTACAAATTGAACATGGACGAAAAAGTCATTCAGGCTGGAATGTTTGATCAGAAGTCCACAGGGTCAGAACGACAACAATTTCTCCAGAGTATATTGCATCAAGATGACGCCGATGACGAG GAGGAAAACGAAGTGCCGGATGACGAAACCGTGAATCAAATGATAGCACGTTCGGAAggagagtttgaaaaattccaaaaactGGACTTAGaacgaagaagagaagaagcaAAATTAGGGCCCAACCGCAAATCACGTCTTTTGGAAGAAGCAGAGCTGCCTGACTGGCTGGTGAAAGACGATGACGAGGTAGAAAGGTGGACTTATGAAGAGGATGAAGAAAGATTTTTAGGCAGAGGATCTCGTCAGCGTAAAGAGGTTGATTACACTGATAGTTTAACAGAAAAAGAATGGTTGAAAGCTATCGATGACGACGGTAATGagtttgaagaagaagaagaagatgataagaagaaaaagaagacacGCAAACGTAGGAAAAAAGGCGAAGAAGACGAGGAACCGATAATGAAAAAACGGCGCGGTGGTAGCTCTGGTACATCTGTTGATCCGAAATTGAAACgtagtatgaaaaaattgatcgctGTTGTTGTCAATTACACTGACAGTACAAACGGCCGATTATTGAGCGAACCTTTTATGAAATTACCTTCAAGACGTGAATTACCTGATTACTACGAAATAATTAGAAAGCctctaacaataaataaactgCGGCAAAAAATTGATGAGGGAAAA TATTCCGACTTTGATGAACTTGAAAAAGACTTCATGCAGTTATGTAAAAATGCCCAAATATATAACGAAGAGGCATCACTTATTCACGAGGATTCAATAGTTTTACAATCTGTTTTTACAAATGCAAGACAGAGAATAGAAGCTGAGGGTGACAATTCCGATGGAGATGATAAAG GTGATGGAGATGATGGTTCAGACGGCGATTCAAGCGtaaaaatgaagataaaatTTAAAGGTAAGAAAAGTGGGGAGAATCGTGGGGGGCGTAGAAAAAGAGTGACGAGAAAATATATCTCGGATGATGATGAGGATGGTGAGGATAACTGA